A genome region from Sphingomonas sp. BGYR3 includes the following:
- a CDS encoding phosphotransferase: MIPPPHADAFLDRAGWTGAAVLPLAGDASFRRYFRVVRDGETAVLMDAPPPHEDPRPFIAIARWLQERGFAAPRILSEDLPGGLVLIEDFGDALMRAVVEDSEAEEERVYAAAVDLLVELRSAGVADVPVYDRAVYQREAALLPEWYCPAVGIESDPAGYAAAWDAVLPLVLNPAPVVTVLRDYHAENIMLTGGGSALGLLDFQDALAGHAAYDLVSLLQDARREVRPELEARMLARYKAATGEGDAFDAAYHVLGAQRNAKIIGIFTRLWQRDGKPRYPTLCPRVWAYLERDLAHPALAPVAAWFDRVIPPALRGDPIVIAGA, translated from the coding sequence ATGATTCCGCCGCCGCATGCCGATGCGTTTCTGGACCGTGCTGGCTGGACCGGTGCTGCCGTCCTGCCGCTGGCTGGCGATGCGTCGTTCCGCCGTTATTTCCGCGTCGTGCGCGATGGCGAGACAGCGGTCCTGATGGACGCCCCCCCTCCGCATGAAGATCCGCGTCCGTTCATTGCCATTGCGCGCTGGTTGCAGGAACGCGGCTTTGCCGCGCCGCGCATCCTGAGCGAGGATCTGCCGGGCGGGCTGGTCCTGATCGAGGATTTTGGCGACGCGCTGATGCGGGCGGTCGTGGAAGATTCAGAGGCGGAGGAAGAGCGGGTTTACGCTGCCGCTGTCGATCTGCTCGTCGAATTGCGCTCGGCGGGTGTGGCCGATGTGCCGGTCTATGACCGCGCCGTCTATCAGCGGGAGGCCGCGCTTCTGCCCGAATGGTATTGCCCGGCGGTGGGCATTGAGAGCGATCCGGCCGGTTATGCCGCGGCATGGGACGCGGTGCTGCCACTGGTGCTGAACCCCGCGCCGGTCGTCACGGTCCTGCGCGACTACCACGCAGAGAACATCATGCTGACCGGTGGCGGTTCGGCGCTCGGCCTTCTGGATTTTCAGGACGCGCTTGCCGGTCATGCCGCCTATGACCTTGTCTCGCTGTTGCAGGATGCCCGGCGCGAGGTCCGCCCTGAACTAGAGGCACGGATGCTGGCGCGGTACAAGGCAGCGACCGGGGAGGGCGATGCATTCGATGCGGCCTATCATGTTCTGGGGGCGCAGCGGAATGCGAAGATCATCGGCATCTTTACCCGGCTGTGGCAGCGGGATGGGAAGCCGCGTTACCCGACCTTGTGTCCGCGCGTATGGGCGTATCTGGAGCGCGATCTTGCGCATCCCGCGCTGGCCCCGGTTGCGGCATGGTTCGATCGGGTGATCCCGCCCGCCCTGCGCGGCGATCCGATCGTGATTGCCGGTGCCTGA
- the tsaE gene encoding tRNA (adenosine(37)-N6)-threonylcarbamoyltransferase complex ATPase subunit type 1 TsaE, which translates to MMLPDETASEALGRTLADVVMAGDVIALSGPLGAGKTSIARGLLAGLGLIGEAPSPSFAIVQPYAPPEVRMPVLHIDLYRLNDPDEVEELGLDEARQDHALIVEWPDRAGVHAWPDALRLMLDFAPGGGRALTAEVPDGWTRRWPFP; encoded by the coding sequence ATGATGCTTCCCGACGAAACGGCGAGCGAGGCGCTGGGCCGGACGCTGGCGGATGTGGTGATGGCGGGGGACGTCATCGCGCTGTCAGGCCCCCTTGGCGCGGGCAAGACCAGCATCGCGCGCGGCTTGCTCGCCGGACTGGGCCTGATCGGGGAGGCACCGTCGCCCAGCTTTGCGATCGTTCAGCCCTATGCCCCGCCGGAAGTGCGGATGCCCGTTCTGCACATCGATCTGTATCGCCTGAACGATCCCGACGAGGTCGAGGAACTTGGCCTTGATGAGGCGCGACAGGATCATGCGCTGATCGTCGAATGGCCGGATCGGGCGGGCGTGCACGCCTGGCCAGACGCGCTTCGCCTCATGCTCGATTTCGCACCTGGCGGCGGGCGTGCCTTGACAGCGGAGGTGCCGGACGGTTGGACACGGCGATGGCCCTTTCCATGA
- a CDS encoding nucleotidyltransferase family protein has protein sequence MSTHVTIRPELDVRVPKTAMVMAAGLGKRMRPLTATRPKPLVEVAGKPLIDHVFDRLRAAGVRRAVVNVHYLADALEAHLTRRVEGIEIAVSDERAQLMETGGGLVQARHLIGDDPFLCVNSDNLWVDGPFDTIRALMQQWDPARMDALLLMVPLARAHNHGGQGDFHLDAHGRITRRRQAGRVAPFVFTGVQILSPRVIRDWPNGPFSTNLFWERAIAEGRAWGMPHQGLWFDVGTPAAIAATEAVLANG, from the coding sequence ATGAGCACGCATGTGACGATCCGCCCGGAACTGGACGTCCGGGTTCCCAAAACCGCGATGGTGATGGCGGCGGGTCTGGGCAAGCGGATGCGGCCATTGACCGCTACGCGGCCCAAGCCGCTGGTCGAGGTGGCGGGCAAGCCGTTGATCGACCATGTGTTCGATCGCCTGCGCGCAGCCGGCGTCCGGCGCGCCGTCGTCAACGTCCATTATCTGGCCGACGCGCTGGAAGCGCATCTGACCCGCCGGGTCGAGGGGATCGAGATTGCCGTGTCCGACGAACGGGCGCAGCTGATGGAAACCGGCGGCGGGCTGGTCCAGGCCCGGCATCTGATCGGCGATGACCCTTTCCTGTGCGTCAACAGCGACAATCTGTGGGTCGATGGGCCGTTCGACACGATCCGGGCGCTGATGCAGCAATGGGACCCGGCCCGGATGGACGCCCTGTTGCTGATGGTGCCGCTGGCGCGGGCGCATAATCACGGCGGGCAGGGGGATTTCCATCTGGACGCGCATGGCCGGATCACCCGCCGGCGGCAGGCCGGGCGGGTCGCCCCCTTTGTCTTTACCGGCGTTCAGATCCTGTCCCCGCGCGTCATCCGCGATTGGCCGAACGGGCCGTTCAGCACCAACCTGTTCTGGGAACGCGCGATCGCCGAGGGGCGTGCCTGGGGGATGCCGCATCAGGGCCTGTGGTTCGATGTCGGCACCCCGGCGGCGATCGCCGCGACCGAGGCGGTGCTCGCCAATGGCTGA
- a CDS encoding PAS domain-containing sensor histidine kinase, protein MAAAVLVGGGFMLHRGLVAARSARLLIAQHRRSNALIAAAPMAWALVDTDGRLQADGALAVRLGLDVVPDTLTALAADDRLWSAETGARLVDAVNMAQRSGRSFELSLEMSDGNRFVNLSGDRSPVAMGTPGAVLIWFHDDSVAQRSLRQQTVAAEDWRAAFHAVNDLINAAPMPMWLRTADLQLAMVNRAYVEAVDADSAADIVARQIELAEVSGREGPIAQAATARDGNKPVIIAAPATIRGERRMLRFQVLPLADGMTAGFAVDIDDLEQARGALKRFGEAQRAMFDRLSAGVAQFAADRTLVFCNQPFRRMFAIRPEWLADRTEFDRVLDRMREAQRLPEVRDFPSWKAERREWFLADDGGIEESWHLPGAAHLRVLAQPLPDGGLLVVFEDRTEQVQLASARDTLLRVRTATFENLSEALGVFAANGRIQLWNTKFAATLAIDPETMTSHPRADMLAAKLRPLLAKPGQADLIAVLVKSATLERAQRGGTLAMADGRVLQLNAVPLPDGNALLTMMDMTDSLRAQQALEERNKALVTADRIKTDFMANMSYELRTPLTTIAGFAEMLDAGYGGALNDAGHEYTRSILTASARLGTLIDDVLDLTANQDVEPERAPMAMEPVARAAAEAVAALATERGIQVEVDIQPSAGEIRGDARRVRQAVEHLMRHSISGLPSGARVLLHLDGTTRRTRVVVADDGPGDEMPSRPGSGDLALPLARQAIEAHGGTLKLVARPGEGTMLTAELPRG, encoded by the coding sequence GTGGCCGCGGCCGTTCTGGTCGGCGGCGGCTTCATGCTGCATCGCGGACTGGTGGCCGCCCGGTCGGCTCGTCTGCTGATTGCCCAGCACCGGCGTAGCAACGCGCTGATTGCGGCGGCGCCGATGGCCTGGGCGCTGGTCGATACGGACGGGCGGCTGCAGGCGGATGGCGCGCTTGCCGTCCGGCTGGGTCTGGATGTCGTTCCTGATACGCTGACGGCGCTGGCCGCGGACGATCGGTTGTGGAGTGCCGAAACGGGCGCTCGACTGGTCGATGCGGTGAACATGGCCCAGCGGTCCGGCCGATCATTTGAGTTATCGCTGGAGATGAGCGACGGCAACCGATTTGTGAACCTGTCCGGGGATCGTTCGCCGGTCGCAATGGGTACGCCGGGCGCTGTGCTGATCTGGTTCCACGACGACAGCGTGGCGCAGCGGTCCCTGCGGCAGCAGACGGTGGCCGCAGAGGATTGGCGAGCGGCATTCCACGCGGTCAACGATCTGATCAACGCGGCCCCCATGCCGATGTGGCTGCGCACTGCCGACCTGCAACTGGCGATGGTCAACCGCGCCTATGTCGAGGCGGTGGATGCCGACAGTGCTGCGGACATCGTCGCGCGGCAGATCGAGCTGGCCGAAGTCAGCGGACGTGAAGGACCCATTGCGCAGGCGGCAACCGCGCGGGACGGCAACAAACCCGTGATCATCGCCGCACCGGCCACGATCCGGGGTGAGCGGCGGATGCTGCGGTTCCAGGTCCTGCCGCTGGCGGACGGGATGACGGCCGGCTTTGCCGTCGACATCGATGATCTGGAGCAGGCGCGCGGCGCGCTTAAGCGGTTTGGCGAGGCGCAGCGGGCGATGTTCGATCGCCTGTCCGCCGGCGTTGCCCAGTTTGCTGCTGACCGGACACTGGTATTCTGTAACCAGCCGTTTCGCCGCATGTTCGCCATTCGCCCCGAATGGCTGGCCGACCGCACCGAATTCGACCGCGTGCTCGACCGGATGCGCGAGGCGCAGCGGCTGCCCGAGGTGCGCGATTTCCCAAGCTGGAAGGCGGAGCGTCGGGAATGGTTTCTGGCCGATGATGGCGGGATCGAGGAAAGCTGGCACCTGCCCGGGGCGGCGCATCTGCGCGTGCTGGCCCAGCCATTGCCCGATGGCGGGCTGCTGGTGGTGTTCGAAGACCGGACGGAGCAGGTCCAGCTGGCCAGCGCGCGGGACACGCTGTTGCGGGTGCGTACGGCCACGTTCGAAAACCTGTCCGAGGCGCTGGGCGTATTTGCCGCCAATGGCCGCATCCAGTTGTGGAACACCAAGTTCGCGGCAACGCTGGCCATCGACCCTGAAACCATGACGAGCCATCCGCGCGCGGACATGCTGGCCGCCAAGTTGCGGCCGCTGCTCGCCAAGCCGGGTCAGGCCGATCTGATTGCCGTGCTGGTCAAGTCCGCGACGCTGGAGCGCGCGCAGCGCGGCGGCACGCTGGCCATGGCGGACGGTCGGGTGCTTCAGTTGAATGCCGTGCCGCTGCCGGATGGCAATGCGCTGCTCACCATGATGGACATGACCGATTCCCTGCGCGCGCAACAGGCGCTGGAGGAACGGAACAAGGCGCTCGTGACCGCCGACCGGATCAAGACCGATTTCATGGCGAACATGAGCTATGAACTGCGCACGCCGCTGACCACCATCGCCGGGTTCGCCGAAATGCTGGATGCCGGATATGGCGGCGCGCTGAACGATGCGGGGCATGAATATACGCGCTCGATCCTGACTGCGTCGGCCCGGCTGGGCACGCTGATCGACGATGTGCTGGACCTGACCGCCAATCAGGATGTGGAGCCGGAACGTGCGCCGATGGCGATGGAGCCGGTGGCGCGGGCCGCGGCAGAGGCGGTGGCCGCACTGGCAACCGAGCGCGGTATTCAGGTCGAAGTCGATATCCAGCCTTCGGCCGGGGAGATCCGCGGCGATGCGCGCCGGGTTCGTCAGGCGGTGGAACATCTGATGCGCCATTCGATCAGCGGCCTGCCATCGGGCGCGCGCGTGCTGCTGCATCTGGACGGCACGACCCGGCGGACGCGCGTCGTCGTGGCCGATGACGGGCCGGGCGACGAAATGCCGTCGCGGCCGGGGTCGGGCGACCTAGCCCTGCCGCTGGCACGTCAGGCGATCGAGGCGCATGGCGGCACGCTGAAACTGGTGGCGCGACCGGGCGAGGGCACGATGCTGACCGCGGAATTGCCCCGCGGATGA
- a CDS encoding TonB-dependent receptor has translation MVLASGAMAQDLSDTAAAVDPETADDAIIVTGSRLARDPNAVAPSPINVISSADIAANGSQDATAALRQIPALISSRTVADSIERPGGGVGQATLDLRQLGANRTLVLVDGYRHVSGVAGSQTVDVSTIPTALIDRVDVLTGGASAVYGADAVTGVVNYILKKDFEGLQLNAQSNFATSGSGGGQSVDLTYGKNFIDGRGNITFSAGYTLEQEVLFGDRPFTRDNGRGNNSTTYQNPLLRFQRGDIDPASMPNFARRFSSAQGRLPFGYVIPLPGTAAYNQLFPTGTSPTAAELSLINRALAAPSFVIRPDPRFGISSGQGLIFRADYGFFNADINNNGVNDCRESYIGLTGFGGGGCYVSTPGGGVKIFEDGVVSTGSNQFGGDGAVERTNQTSLVPQSERIFANLRLTYDFSPGAEFFLDAKYARNNTVSRNNYNTFYDSLLIRSDNPFIPAALRADALAAEDALGNVDANGNPVTGLRVSRDFLDLGPNIQRAERDTYRVVAGLRGEVTSNLDYELVANYGRTDSAVSQSNSVLYDRLFAALDVVTGPNGQPICRSDIDRNSLYPGSEVFPVIAPGYFTFRPGDGQCKPANILGGENSLSPEAVAFITTPTTDLFGLEQFVVSATIKGDTSGFFNLPGGPVQFAVGGEYRREESSSRFSDFELGILPEGSPAGPAGTFIGDVSPNQSLLFDASTRTLNTGGSFDVKEVFGEISIPLLADVPLFDELTIDAAGRYADYSTIGGAFTWTVNGIWAPVQDVRVRGTYSRAIRAPNIAELFSPAQGATFRPSDPCDVVNQNATPNRLQNCIAEATALGIPNAAAFIAGYSDPLTARFSGTSGGNTALKEESATTWTAGAVIQPRFLRGLTISADYYSISIEDAIAVVTAQDIVNTCYDNVTFPNQFCDLFERNGPTAGATTFGFNFLRQTQLNFGRIETSGVDFTVNYAFSLGDHNFNLRGGGNWTEKVDRFFDPVDTTLVNPGLNELGAPEWSGLGSFTYGHKGFGFNYTVQYVGRQALATVIQIERIDREFGAAGWAREYFVHNASISLKANDQFTLNLGLNNITDAKPYLASSAYPVNGIGRMAFVGIQGAF, from the coding sequence ATGGTCCTGGCATCCGGCGCGATGGCGCAGGACCTGTCGGATACTGCTGCTGCGGTCGATCCAGAGACCGCTGACGATGCAATCATCGTTACCGGCAGTCGCCTTGCTCGCGATCCGAACGCGGTGGCGCCATCGCCCATCAACGTCATATCCTCGGCGGATATCGCTGCGAACGGCAGTCAGGACGCGACCGCTGCACTGCGCCAGATCCCGGCACTGATCTCATCGCGGACTGTGGCTGACTCCATCGAGCGCCCGGGCGGCGGCGTTGGGCAGGCCACGCTGGACCTGCGTCAGCTGGGTGCCAACCGCACGCTGGTCCTGGTCGACGGGTATCGCCACGTATCCGGTGTCGCCGGATCCCAGACCGTGGACGTGTCCACTATTCCAACCGCCCTGATCGATCGCGTTGACGTGCTGACCGGCGGCGCTTCCGCCGTGTACGGTGCTGATGCGGTGACGGGCGTGGTAAATTACATCCTGAAAAAGGATTTCGAGGGGCTGCAGCTGAATGCCCAGTCCAATTTCGCCACTTCAGGATCAGGCGGCGGCCAGTCGGTCGACCTGACCTATGGCAAGAATTTTATCGATGGTCGCGGCAATATCACCTTCTCGGCCGGCTACACATTGGAGCAGGAGGTCTTGTTCGGCGATCGTCCGTTCACGCGGGACAATGGTCGCGGCAATAACAGCACGACGTATCAAAACCCGCTGCTGCGGTTTCAGCGCGGCGATATCGATCCGGCGTCGATGCCGAATTTCGCCCGCCGCTTTTCCTCGGCGCAGGGCCGCCTGCCGTTCGGCTATGTCATCCCGTTGCCCGGCACGGCTGCATACAACCAGCTGTTTCCGACGGGGACTAGCCCGACCGCAGCGGAACTGTCGTTGATCAACCGCGCGCTTGCCGCACCCAGCTTTGTCATCCGGCCGGACCCCCGGTTCGGCATCAGTTCGGGTCAGGGCCTGATCTTCCGCGCGGACTACGGCTTCTTCAACGCTGATATCAACAACAACGGCGTCAATGATTGCCGGGAAAGCTATATCGGTCTTACCGGCTTCGGCGGCGGCGGTTGCTATGTCTCGACGCCGGGCGGCGGGGTAAAGATTTTTGAGGACGGCGTTGTCTCGACGGGTTCGAACCAGTTTGGCGGCGATGGCGCGGTAGAGCGGACCAACCAGACGTCGTTGGTGCCGCAGAGCGAGCGCATTTTCGCCAACCTCCGGCTGACCTATGATTTCTCGCCTGGTGCAGAGTTTTTCCTCGACGCCAAATATGCGCGGAACAACACGGTTTCGCGGAACAATTACAACACGTTCTATGACAGCTTGTTGATCAGGAGCGACAACCCGTTCATTCCCGCTGCGCTGCGTGCCGATGCTTTGGCAGCGGAGGATGCTTTGGGGAACGTAGACGCCAATGGCAATCCCGTCACCGGCCTGCGCGTCAGCCGCGACTTTCTCGACCTTGGGCCGAACATCCAGCGGGCAGAGCGCGATACCTACCGCGTTGTGGCCGGCCTGCGCGGCGAAGTGACCAGCAATCTCGATTACGAACTGGTCGCCAATTACGGGCGGACCGACAGCGCGGTCAGCCAGTCGAACTCGGTTCTTTATGACCGGCTGTTCGCGGCATTGGACGTGGTTACAGGTCCCAATGGACAGCCAATTTGCCGGTCAGACATTGACCGTAATTCGCTCTATCCGGGCAGTGAAGTGTTCCCGGTCATCGCACCGGGTTATTTCACGTTCCGTCCTGGGGATGGGCAGTGCAAGCCGGCAAATATTCTGGGTGGCGAAAATTCGCTGAGCCCGGAAGCGGTTGCGTTCATCACGACGCCGACGACCGACCTGTTCGGGCTTGAGCAGTTCGTCGTTTCGGCAACGATCAAGGGTGACACCAGCGGGTTCTTCAATCTGCCCGGCGGACCGGTTCAGTTTGCGGTGGGTGGCGAGTATCGGCGCGAGGAATCCTCGTCGCGTTTCAGCGACTTTGAGCTGGGCATTCTGCCCGAAGGATCGCCGGCCGGTCCGGCGGGCACGTTCATCGGCGATGTGTCGCCCAACCAGTCGTTGCTGTTCGATGCGTCCACCCGCACGTTGAACACCGGCGGCTCGTTCGACGTGAAGGAAGTGTTCGGTGAAATCTCGATTCCGCTGCTCGCCGATGTCCCGCTGTTCGATGAACTGACGATCGACGCTGCGGGGCGCTATGCCGATTATTCCACGATCGGCGGTGCGTTCACATGGACGGTCAACGGTATCTGGGCGCCTGTTCAGGACGTTCGGGTCCGGGGAACCTATTCCCGGGCCATTCGCGCACCGAACATTGCCGAACTGTTCAGCCCTGCACAGGGTGCGACATTCCGCCCGTCGGATCCGTGCGACGTGGTCAACCAGAACGCCACCCCCAATCGCCTGCAGAACTGCATCGCAGAGGCAACTGCGCTTGGCATCCCCAACGCCGCAGCGTTCATCGCGGGCTATAGCGACCCGCTGACCGCTCGTTTTTCGGGGACCAGCGGTGGCAACACTGCGCTGAAGGAGGAATCGGCAACGACCTGGACGGCGGGCGCTGTTATTCAGCCGCGCTTTCTGCGGGGGCTGACCATTTCTGCCGACTATTATTCGATCAGCATCGAGGATGCGATTGCGGTGGTCACGGCGCAGGACATTGTCAACACCTGCTACGACAACGTGACTTTCCCGAATCAGTTCTGCGATCTGTTCGAACGCAATGGTCCAACTGCTGGCGCAACAACCTTCGGCTTTAACTTCCTGCGTCAAACGCAGCTGAACTTTGGCCGGATCGAAACGTCTGGCGTGGATTTCACGGTCAACTATGCCTTTTCGCTGGGCGATCACAATTTCAACCTTCGCGGTGGCGGCAACTGGACCGAGAAGGTCGACCGGTTCTTTGATCCGGTCGACACCACGCTGGTCAATCCAGGGCTGAATGAACTGGGGGCACCGGAATGGTCCGGCCTTGGTTCGTTCACCTATGGCCACAAGGGCTTCGGCTTCAACTACACCGTTCAGTATGTCGGGCGACAGGCACTGGCGACGGTGATTCAGATCGAACGAATTGACAGGGAGTTTGGTGCAGCCGGCTGGGCACGGGAGTATTTCGTGCACAACGCGTCCATCAGTCTGAAGGCGAATGACCAGTTCACGCTCAATTTGGGCCTGAACAACATTACGGACGCAAAGCCCTACCTGGCCAGTTCGGCCTATCCCGTGAACGGGATTGGCCGGATGGCCTTTGTGGGGATCCAGGGCGCCTTCTAA